The window AATATCATTGCTTTTTCATCATCCAATATTTCTTCTTCAACAATAATTCTTACTTCTCTACCTGCTTGAAGAGCATACGCTTTTTTCACACCTTCAAAACCTTGACAGATTTCTTCTAATTTCTCAAGTCTTTTAATATAAGTTGATAGTGTCTCACGTCTGGCTCCTGGTCGAGAGGCAGATATAGTATCAGCTATCATAACTATAAGACTATAAATAGATATTGCTGGCACTTCTTCATGATGAGCCGCTATAGCATTTACTATGATAGGATCTTCGCCACATCTTTTTGCAATATCAGCACCAATTATCGCATGAGGACCTTCCACTTCTGCTGAAACAGCTTTTCCTATATCATGCAATAAACCGCCTCTTAACGCTAATTCAGGATGAGGAAGGCCTAATTCTTCAGCTATCATACGAGCAAATAAACCTACTTCTACACTATGAACTAATACATTTTGCGAAAAACTGGTTCTGAAATGTAATTTTCCAAGTAAAGATATAATTTCGGGCTTTATACCTTGCAAATTAAATTGCAAAACAGCATTTTTACCATACTCTTGTATTATTTCTTCGATCTCTTTTTCTGTTTGATGAACAGTTTCTTCAATCTTAGTAGGATTAATTCTACCATCACTAATTAATTTTTCTAATGAACGTCTGGCAACTTCTCTTCTTATTGGGTTAAATCCAGAAATAGTAATAATTTCAGGAGTTTCACCAATTACAAATTCCATGCCAGTTGCAAGCTCTAAAGATTTTATATTTCGGCCTTCTTTACCAATTATTCTGCCTTTCATTTCATCACTCGGTAAATGAATAACTCCAGAAGATGCAGGTGAAACTTGATCTGCAGTATAACGTTGCATAGCTGTAACTATAATATTAACAGCCTTTTCTTTTGCAAAATGACGAGCCTCTTCTTCAACCTTTTGAACATACTTTTCATTTGATAAGCGAACTTCATTTTCCAAAGAATCAAATAAAGCTTGACGCGCTTCATCTTTGCTCATACCACTTATAGATTCTAATTTAAGAATCAGTTCTTCATATAAGCTTTTTAACTTTTGTTCATTTGCTCTTTGAATATCCGCTGTACGAGAAACTGTACGCTCTTTTTGCTGGAGCTCTTTTCTCAAATCCTCAAGACGCTGATCTTTATTTTCTATAGCTTCATATTTAGAATTTAATTTAGCTTGAAATCTCTCAAGTTCTGCTCTTTCTTTTTTAATCTCTAAGTCAAATTCTGTTCTTTTTTTATACAGTTCATCTTTCAGCTTTATTAAAGCTTCTTTTTTTTCAGTTTCTATATCTCTTTTAACGCTTTCTAACTTCGCTTGTGCTTCCTCAATTAACCTTTGAGCAATAAAGCTCTTTTTATAACCATACATAAGCAACAACAATGCCACAACTATTAGCGCTGCGGCAACAAACATAAAAATTAAACTAAACATCGTCTCTTCTTCCTATACTTTAAAAAAATTAATTTAAAAACAAATTAATTACCTATAGACTACCAAAATATAAGAGAATTAAAACATTAAGAAATAAGATAAATAAAAATAGGAAATCAATATACCCTCCCGAAAGAATTTGGGGAGGGTTATTTAGAATTTTTCGATATTTAATTGAGCAGTTTCCATATCGATAAAACTAAGTAATTTGTCGCTATACTCTTGAAAATGCTCAATAGTCTCTTTAGCCTTTAAAGACCTACTTGCAAACTGAAGTGCAACAAGTATGCCGATTTTATTCAACTCAGTATCAGGATATTTTTTTATAATTTCTTTGATATATCCATCTACCAATTCTGCAGCACTAATGAGATGTTTTTCAGATTCGTCACTTACAAGAAAATAACTCTCTCCAAAAATTGAGATTTGATATTTTCTCAATTTATTATCATATATATTATTCATCTCTCTTCTTGTTTAACCTCAACGAGTCGATCGATATTTCTAATTAACTCATCAACTACTTCTTTTGTTAAAAATCTTTCTTGATTTAATTGATCAATACTTTGACTTTCTTGAAGTAGAGAATTTTCTGCTGATTCTAAGCGACTAATTAGCTCCTCTCTCTCTTTGATTAGCTGGGCATTAAGATTCTTTTCTTCTTTAAGTAACTCTAAAACATTAGCAATCTTTTTCTCAAGAACACTTAATACTTCAAGGGAATTAGGTATTTCCATATCGTCTTCTCCTTTTATTACAAGGGTTTATATTGAAGCTGAATTTAACCCTAACTCCCAGTCTTTGTCAAGATAAGAAAATAATATTAATTTATTTCTTAATTAAATTGTTAATTATTAATGGTTTACAAATTCAACAATTTGGCTAAATACTTGAGGATCATAAACTGCTATTTGACTAAGCATCTTACGGTTAATCTCAACATTTGCATTTTTCAAGTTATGAATTAGAATGTTATATTTAGTATTATTAGTTTCTGCTGCAGCTTTAATACGCATAATGAAAAGAGAACGCATATCTCTCTTTCTCATCTTTCTACCTTTAAAGGCAAAAGCCATTGCACGTAACAAAGTCTCTTTAGCACGTTTAAAAATATTTTTACGCTGTCCCCAAAAACCTTTTGTTTGTTTTAAAAGTTTTTTATGACGTTTTTTGGTCATTACCCCGCGTTTAATTCTAGTCATTTTTTATCCTGATATTGTGTATTGTACTTTTTGTTTTTAATATTTTTAATTAATATGGCAACAATGGCGCAATATGATTTATATCACACTTTGCTATATATAAATCAGTTCTCAAATTACGTTTTCTTTTTGCTGATTTTTTGGTCAACAAATGGCGACGAAATGGCCTTGCTGCTTTAATTAAACCATTACCAACTTTTTTAAAACGTTTTTTTGCACCTGAATGAGTTTTAACTTTAGGCATTTATAAATCCTTATTATCTTGATTGTCTTATTTTTATGTTAATTTATTTTTTTAAATAATAAACTCGTGACCATGAATTAGATGTTTTTGCATCTTTTTCTTGAACCAGTTTATTAAGACCTAACTGTTCAAAAGAATTATTAATTTTATCAAAAAACTCTAATCCTCGCTCATTTAACCCTACTGCTTCTCGACCTTTAAACATTAAGGTTATTTTTACATGTTTAAGATCTTTAAGAAACTGAGCTGCTTGATTAATTTTTGTTTGATAATCATGCTCTCCAATTTTAGGCCGGAGCTTAATTTCTTTAACCTGAATAGTTTTTTGGTGCTTTTTGGCATCTGCTATTTGTTTTTTCTTAGCATACAAGGCTTTGCCAAAATCTAAAATTTTAGCAACTGGATAACCTTCTCCACCCTGGTCTGCCATTAAAACTAAATCCAGACCCGCATCTAAAGCTAATTTTAATGCTTCTTTTTTAGACAAAACACCTAAATTTTTACCATCATAAGAGATAACTTGCATCTTATCAAAAAGAATTTTTTCATTAACAGCAGGTATTGATTTGCCATCTATCTTTGATTTCAATGTAATTGTGCTCCCTTTAATTATATATTACTGTTTTCATTTATATTTATATCTACTTTTCTTGATTCAAATATCTGTTCTATATTATTGCGAATCTTTTTATAAAAATCGGTATTAGCTTTTAAAAACTGACATACTTGGTCTCTACCTTGAGCTATTTTTTCACTCTCATAAGAAAACCAAGAGCCCGCTTGTTTAATCACTCCACATTGTAGAGCTGCATCTAATAAATCTAATTCTTTACTAATACCTTCATTAAAAATTAAATCGACTACCACTCTTTTAAAGGGAGGAGCCATCTTATTTTTAACTAACTTAACAGCTACTCTATTTCCAAAATTTACATCATCTTTTTTTAGAGTTTCTATTCTTCTAACTTCAATTCTTAAAGAAGCATAAAATTTTAATGCATTACCACCTGTTGTTGTCTCTTTATTTGCAAAAGCCATAGCATTAATATTTTGACGAACTTGGTTAATAAATATTAAAATAGTCTTTGATTTATGCACTATAGGCGTTAACTTTCTTAATGCTTGAGACATGAGACGCGCTTGTAGACCAATATGCGTATCTCCCATGTCGCCTTCTAACTCAGTCTTAGGAACTAAAGCAGCAACAGAGTCAATAACTATAACATCAATAGCTCCAGATCGCACTAACATCTCAGCAATATCAAGAGCTTGTTCGCCATAATCAGGCTGAGAAATTAGTAAATCATCAGTATTAATACCTATCTTTTTTGCATAAGATGGATCTAAAGCATGCTCTGCATCTATAAAAGCACATATACCGCCTTGCTTTTGAGCTTGAGCAACTACTTGAAGAGCTATTGTCGTTTTAC of the Candidatus Babela massiliensis genome contains:
- the rny gene encoding ribonuclease Y, which codes for MFSLIFMFVAAALIVVALLLLMYGYKKSFIAQRLIEEAQAKLESVKRDIETEKKEALIKLKDELYKKRTEFDLEIKKERAELERFQAKLNSKYEAIENKDQRLEDLRKELQQKERTVSRTADIQRANEQKLKSLYEELILKLESISGMSKDEARQALFDSLENEVRLSNEKYVQKVEEEARHFAKEKAVNIIVTAMQRYTADQVSPASSGVIHLPSDEMKGRIIGKEGRNIKSLELATGMEFVIGETPEIITISGFNPIRREVARRSLEKLISDGRINPTKIEETVHQTEKEIEEIIQEYGKNAVLQFNLQGIKPEIISLLGKLHFRTSFSQNVLVHSVEVGLFARMIAEELGLPHPELALRGGLLHDIGKAVSAEVEGPHAIIGADIAKRCGEDPIIVNAIAAHHEEVPAISIYSLIVMIADTISASRPGARRETLSTYIKRLEKLEEICQGFEGVKKAYALQAGREVRIIVEEEILDDEKAMILAREVAHKIEKEMSFPGQIKVNVIREKRAIEYAK
- a CDS encoding cell division protein ZapA, coding for MNNIYDNKLRKYQISIFGESYFLVSDESEKHLISAAELVDGYIKEIIKKYPDTELNKIGILVALQFASRSLKAKETIEHFQEYSDKLLSFIDMETAQLNIEKF
- the rplT gene encoding 50S ribosomal protein L20 → MTRIKRGVMTKKRHKKLLKQTKGFWGQRKNIFKRAKETLLRAMAFAFKGRKMRKRDMRSLFIMRIKAAAETNNTKYNILIHNLKNANVEINRKMLSQIAVYDPQVFSQIVEFVNH
- the rpmI gene encoding 50S ribosomal protein L35, whose amino-acid sequence is MPKVKTHSGAKKRFKKVGNGLIKAARPFRRHLLTKKSAKRKRNLRTDLYIAKCDINHIAPLLPY
- the infC gene encoding translation initiation factor IF-3 is translated as MKSKIDGKSIPAVNEKILFDKMQVISYDGKNLGVLSKKEALKLALDAGLDLVLMADQGGEGYPVAKILDFGKALYAKKKQIADAKKHQKTIQVKEIKLRPKIGEHDYQTKINQAAQFLKDLKHVKITLMFKGREAVGLNERGLEFFDKINNSFEQLGLNKLVQEKDAKTSNSWSRVYYLKK
- the recA gene encoding recombinase RecA, whose amino-acid sequence is MKEKLRKDLEVEGDSKKQALDVILSQIEKQYGKGSVMFLGQSTALDVEAISTGSLLIDNAIGIKGLPRGRVIEIFGPEASGKTTIALQVVAQAQKQGGICAFIDAEHALDPSYAKKIGINTDDLLISQPDYGEQALDIAEMLVRSGAIDVIVIDSVAALVPKTELEGDMGDTHIGLQARLMSQALRKLTPIVHKSKTILIFINQVRQNINAMAFANKETTTGGNALKFYASLRIEVRRIETLKKDDVNFGNRVAVKLVKNKMAPPFKRVVVDLIFNEGISKELDLLDAALQCGVIKQAGSWFSYESEKIAQGRDQVCQFLKANTDFYKKIRNNIEQIFESRKVDININENSNI